The genomic interval CGGTTTCTCGCCGGGATAGAGAACGTGGTCGACCAGGCCGTATTTCTTGGCGGCCTCGCCGTCCATGTAGAAGTCCCGTTCGGTGTCGCGCTCAATCACCTCGAGGGACTGACCGGTATGTGAGGCGAGTATGTTATTCAGATCCTCACGCAGGCGCAAGATCTCCTTGGCCTGGATTTCGATGTCCGTCGCCTGGCCCTGGGCGCCGCCGAGCGGCTGGTGCAGGTGGATGGTGGCGTGCGGGAGCACGTAGCGCATGCCCTTCGTGCCGGCAGCCAGCAGCACCGTGCCGAACGATGCCGTCACGCCCACCGCCACAGTCGAAATCGGGGCCCGCGTCTGGCGCATGGTGTCGTAGACCGCCAGGCCGGCATAGATCTGCCCGCCGGGGGAGTTGATGTACATGTGGATTTGGCGCTCGGGATCTTCGTTGTCCAGGTACAGCAGCTGGGCCACGATCAGATTCGCCACCTGGTCATTGATCGGGGTCCCCAGGAAGATGATCCGCTCCTTAAGCAGGAGCGAGTAGATATCATAGGCCCGCTCGCCGCGGCCGGTGCTCTCAATCACCATCGGGATCACTGCCATTGGATCTTGATTGGTCATGGGCTTCACTCCTGGCTTGCCCGCTCGGCCTGGGCCGGCGCGGCAGCGCTGGGTTCGGATTGTGGGGCTTCTCCCTTGGCGATCGCCACCAGACGTTCCACGGCCCTATCGTACAACAGGTCGGTGGCGATCCGTTGGTGCCCGGAAGGGGACTCAAAGGCCTGCCGCAGCTTGCCGGCTGGGTCCTCGAAACTCGATACAACCTGGTCGATGTGCTTGTGGATTTCTTCGTCGCTGAGGGTCAGGCCTTCCTGGCGGATCACCCGGCCGATGACCAGTGCCCGCCGCACCCGGCGTCCCGCGTCGGGCGCGATTTCCGCCCTCAGCTCGTCCAGGGACTTGTGCTCGATCCGCAAGTAATCTTCCAGGCTGAGGTTCTGGCTGCGCAGACGGCGTTCCAGCTCACTCAGCATGCTGTCTTGCTCTTCCCGCAGCAGGACCGGCGGGAACTTCACGTTGGCCTGATCGACCACCTGCTCGACTACCCGCTGGGCGTACTCCCTCTCGGCTGCTTGATGGGCCTGCTCCTGCAGAGACTCGCGGGCCTTCACTCGGAGGTCGAGCAGATCGTTGAACTCGCCGAGAGAGCGAGCCAGATCGTCGGTCCATTCGGGCACAGTTCGCGAGCGCACTTGCAGACAGCGCACGTGAAACTCGGCCTGACGGGAGCGCAGGCTTTCGTTCGGATAGTCCTCCGGGAAGGTGTACTGCAGCGTCCGCTCCTCGTCGGCCGTGAGCCCCTCCAGCCGTGCAGCCACGCCCTTGAAGGGCCAATCGGTCTCGTCTGCCAAGAGCAAGGGGACCTCCTGCTCGTCCAGGAGCGTGGAGGCGGGGGCGTCATCGGTGGCTGGAAGCGTCGCCCGCAACTTGAGATCAACTACGTCGCCCAGGGTGGCGGGCCGGCTGACGGGCTCCATCAACGCCCGGCGCTGGCGCAGTTCCTCGAGGAAGGACTCCAGCGCCTCGTCGGGAACCGCACCGGCTTCGAAGGGCAGCCTGAGGCTGGCGTAGTCACCCAGTTCAACCTCAGGCTCGAGCGGGATCACGTAGCGCAAGACCAGCGGCTCGCGGGTCACCAATTCCTCTAGGGCGCCCGGTGCATAAGCCTCGACCTCGGATTGCTGCAGCGCCTCGCGATAGATGTCTTGGCCCAGATGATCGAGGGCCTCGTCGAAGACGGCCTCTTCCCCGACTTTGCGCACGACGAGCTCGTAGGGCGCCTTTCCCGGGCGAAATCCCGGGATGCGGGTTCGGTCACTCAGGCGGCGGGCGGCTGAACGCATTGCTCCCTGGACACGCTCCTGGGGAACCTCAACCGTTAATTGCATCTGGCATTCCGCCAGGTCTTGCTTCTCAATGTTCAATGCATGCCTTTCTCGCTGGCGCCAATCCCCGGGCTTCCCGGCTCGGCCGATCTCGTGACGAGTCAGCCCGGGCCTTCCGTCTGAGGATCTGGTGGGGAAGGAGGGACTTGAACCCTCACGCCTCGCGGCACGTGATCCTAAGTCACGCCTGTCTGCCAGTTCCAGCACTTCCCCCTCGGAGGATTATATCCAGCGGCGAAGGGGGTGTAAAGGAAGTCCGCCAACCGCCCACGCCGCGCTGCAGCCATCCGAATTCCGGGGAAGCGGGGCGAAGGCGCTCAGCTGGCGGTTGGTCCGAGAGCAGCTTCCCCCTGGGATACCGAGCA from Anaerolineales bacterium carries:
- a CDS encoding ATP-dependent Clp protease proteolytic subunit, giving the protein MAVIPMVIESTGRGERAYDIYSLLLKERIIFLGTPINDQVANLIVAQLLYLDNEDPERQIHMYINSPGGQIYAGLAVYDTMRQTRAPISTVAVGVTASFGTVLLAAGTKGMRYVLPHATIHLHQPLGGAQGQATDIEIQAKEILRLREDLNNILASHTGQSLEVIERDTERDFYMDGEAAKKYGLVDHVLYPGEKPGEKG
- the tig gene encoding trigger factor, whose amino-acid sequence is MNIEKQDLAECQMQLTVEVPQERVQGAMRSAARRLSDRTRIPGFRPGKAPYELVVRKVGEEAVFDEALDHLGQDIYREALQQSEVEAYAPGALEELVTREPLVLRYVIPLEPEVELGDYASLRLPFEAGAVPDEALESFLEELRQRRALMEPVSRPATLGDVVDLKLRATLPATDDAPASTLLDEQEVPLLLADETDWPFKGVAARLEGLTADEERTLQYTFPEDYPNESLRSRQAEFHVRCLQVRSRTVPEWTDDLARSLGEFNDLLDLRVKARESLQEQAHQAAEREYAQRVVEQVVDQANVKFPPVLLREEQDSMLSELERRLRSQNLSLEDYLRIEHKSLDELRAEIAPDAGRRVRRALVIGRVIRQEGLTLSDEEIHKHIDQVVSSFEDPAGKLRQAFESPSGHQRIATDLLYDRAVERLVAIAKGEAPQSEPSAAAPAQAERASQE